A single Deltaproteobacteria bacterium DNA region contains:
- a CDS encoding ABC transporter ATP-binding protein, whose amino-acid sequence MIVEFRGVTKIYNIGQPNAFTAIKNVSFVVEDLHEKGEFVCILGPSGCGKSTILRLIAGLEPQHPATIGDVLVQGQAVVGPGADRGMVFQDYTSFDHRTVLENVTFGLECQGVPRKQREELGKEWIQRVGLNVKSDHSKYPHELSGGMRQRVAIARTLILRPRIILMDEPFGALDPHTRMSMQDLLLALWREVQATVFFITHSIEEAVFLGDRVYVMSNSPGTILQELTIQPSDRPSKEMQRDPKFQETVYHLRDLISQMEESRRAAT is encoded by the coding sequence ATGATTGTCGAATTTCGTGGAGTCACGAAGATCTACAACATTGGCCAGCCCAATGCGTTTACCGCGATTAAGAATGTATCTTTTGTGGTCGAAGACCTGCATGAAAAAGGTGAGTTCGTCTGCATTCTTGGTCCGAGCGGATGTGGGAAAAGTACGATTCTCCGCTTGATAGCTGGGCTTGAGCCCCAACATCCCGCCACGATTGGCGACGTACTTGTCCAGGGGCAGGCCGTGGTCGGACCGGGTGCAGATCGTGGTATGGTTTTTCAAGACTACACTAGCTTTGATCATCGCACGGTGCTGGAGAACGTCACTTTCGGTTTGGAATGCCAAGGGGTGCCTCGCAAACAGCGGGAAGAGCTGGGGAAAGAATGGATTCAGCGGGTCGGCCTGAACGTTAAATCCGACCACAGTAAGTATCCGCATGAACTCTCAGGGGGCATGCGGCAACGGGTGGCAATTGCACGAACCTTGATTTTGCGACCACGGATTATTCTGATGGACGAACCGTTCGGCGCACTTGATCCGCACACGCGCATGAGTATGCAGGATTTGCTGTTGGCCTTGTGGCGTGAGGTACAAGCGACGGTATTCTTTATTACCCACTCGATTGAGGAAGCGGTCTTTCTTGGTGATCGTGTGTATGTCATGAGCAATTCCCCAGGAACGATCCTCCAGGAATTGACGATTCAGCCTTCAGATCGACCGTCAAAGGAGATGCAACGCGACCCGAAGTTTCAAGAGACGGTTTATCATTTACGCGATTTGATTAGTCAGATGGAAGAGAGTCGTCGCGCGGCTACGTAG
- a CDS encoding ABC transporter permease, producing the protein MGTQPPVSFSLFALRKEAPQWQAWLFGTMCILLCLALWWFVTRGESEELILSYTILPSPGETLASFSSLWFDRALTRNLLATLWRVILGFGLATIIGVPLGVLCGCFSRINAFFAPLAIFGRNIPVAALIPLTFSFFGIGEFQKVMFIFIATVAFVLSDTARAIMDVSNQYIDTAYTLGASRWQTIIKVLVPLAMPSVFNSLRLLFGLAFGYIMLGELVTIGDTGGLGHLINLSMRRGPREHILLILILIPVVALLIDRLLFWIQKELFPHRYGGSGVLNKALRSLLHAWEDMINMFRRQPASATAISSSPTHTETKS; encoded by the coding sequence ATGGGAACCCAACCTCCCGTTTCTTTCTCCCTCTTCGCCCTCCGCAAAGAGGCTCCGCAATGGCAGGCGTGGCTCTTCGGGACGATGTGTATTCTTCTCTGTTTGGCGCTCTGGTGGTTCGTCACCCGCGGTGAATCTGAAGAGCTCATCCTCAGCTACACTATTCTTCCGAGTCCAGGGGAAACATTGGCTTCGTTTTCCAGCCTCTGGTTTGACCGAGCGTTGACACGCAATCTGCTAGCGACATTATGGCGTGTCATACTGGGATTTGGACTTGCCACAATTATAGGCGTTCCGCTCGGCGTCCTGTGTGGTTGCTTCTCGCGCATCAATGCCTTCTTTGCCCCCCTGGCCATCTTTGGCCGCAACATCCCAGTTGCTGCACTGATTCCCCTGACTTTCTCTTTTTTTGGCATCGGCGAGTTTCAGAAGGTGATGTTCATTTTTATTGCGACCGTAGCCTTTGTCTTGTCAGATACTGCTCGCGCCATCATGGACGTTAGCAATCAATACATTGACACAGCTTACACTCTCGGTGCGAGTCGCTGGCAAACAATCATAAAAGTACTGGTACCGCTGGCGATGCCTAGTGTCTTCAATTCTTTGCGTTTGTTATTTGGTCTCGCCTTCGGATACATCATGCTTGGCGAGCTCGTGACTATTGGTGATACGGGTGGGTTAGGGCACTTGATTAATCTCTCGATGCGTCGAGGGCCCCGAGAGCATATCCTCCTGATTCTTATTCTCATTCCAGTTGTCGCTCTGCTGATTGACCGTTTATTATTCTGGATACAGAAGGAGTTGTTTCCTCATCGATACGGAGGAAGCGGAGTGCTCAACAAGGCCTTGAGAAGTCTGTTACATGCGTGGGAAGATATGATCAACATGTTTCGTCGCCAGCCCGCTTCGGCCACAGCCATATCATCATCACCCACGCACACGGAGACAAAGTCGTGA